CCATGGCGACCGTGCTGCCCGACGGCCGGCCCCATCTGGTGGCCATGTGGTACGCGCTGATCGACGGTGAGATCTGGTTCGAGACGAAGGCCAAATCGCAGAAGGCGGTCAACCTGCGCCGCGACCCCACCGTCACCGTGATGATCGAGGACGGTCTGACCTACGACACGCTGCGCGGGGTGTCCATCGACGGCACCGCGGAGATCGTCGACGACCCGGAGACCAACCTGCGGGTCGGCATCAGCGTCTGGGAGCGCTACACCGGGCCCTACACCGACGAGATGAAGCCCTTCGTCGAGCAGATGATGAACAACCGGGTCTGTGTCCGGGTGGTGCCGAGCCGCATCCGCAGCTGGGACCACCGCAAGCTGGGCATGCCCGCGATGCCGGTCGGCGGGAACACCGCGCAGTATCTCGATCAGTGATCCCGGGGGGCGAACCCCGGGCTCAACAACGCGGTGGCCATTCCGCTGCCGATCGGGCCGGACCGGTCGAACAGCGTCGCCGTACCCGTCGCCACGCCGGCGTCGCTGTAATGGGTCAACGCGGACAGGCCGATGTCGGTGCTTTCCGGTAGCCGGCTCAGCGTCAGGGTGTAGTCGGCGTTGATGTAGACCAGGCCGCCGGGGCCGAAATGGGTCAGCGAGCTGACCACATCGCCGGCCATGGCGGCCCGGGTGAACGGTGTCATCGGCTGACCGGCGACCAGCGGGGTGACGTTGTGCACCCAGATGTGTTTGGGGCCGGTGTGCCGCCAGGCGCTCAGATCGATACTGCTGCCCGCGCCGTGGGCCACCAGTTCCATCGGCGTACCGCTGCCCACGTGCTGATCGCCGGGTGGGTCC
This region of Mycolicibacterium diernhoferi genomic DNA includes:
- a CDS encoding thioesterase family protein, with translation MNATPTAYFIADGDTFAPTAIAKGPWGATISGNVLGGLLGFVLDREHGDPELQPARLTVDLFRPAALAPLILRTETIRAGRRIKVVDAHAIQDGAMVARASVVQLRRGPDGPTDIWTAPVPIPDPPGDQHVGSGTPMELVAHGAGSSIDLSAWRHTGPKHIWVHNVTPLVAGQPMTPFTRAAMAGDVVSSLTHFGPGGLVYINADYTLTLSRLPESTDIGLSALTHYSDAGVATGTATLFDRSGPIGSGMATALLSPGFAPRDH
- a CDS encoding pyridoxamine 5'-phosphate oxidase family protein; the protein is MGTNQRAKIVMSDDEITEFIERSRTATMATVLPDGRPHLVAMWYALIDGEIWFETKAKSQKAVNLRRDPTVTVMIEDGLTYDTLRGVSIDGTAEIVDDPETNLRVGISVWERYTGPYTDEMKPFVEQMMNNRVCVRVVPSRIRSWDHRKLGMPAMPVGGNTAQYLDQ